One part of the uncultured Bacteroides sp. genome encodes these proteins:
- the nifH gene encoding nitrogenase iron protein has product MRKIAIYGKGGIGKSTTTQNTVAGLAEMGKKVMVVGCDPKADSTRLLLHGLAQKTVLDTLRDEGEDIDLDDVMKPGFHETSCVESGGPEPGVGCAGRGIITSINLLEQLGAYDDDKHLDYVFYDVLGDVVCGGFAMPIRDGKAEEVYIVCSGEMMAMYAANNICKSIAKFGKVGTVRLGGIICNSRKVDNEANMIEEFASKLGTQMIHFVPRDNMVQHAEINRKTVIDHAPEHTQANEYRSLAKKINDNQMFVIPTPLSMPELEELLVGFGIMN; this is encoded by the coding sequence ATGAGAAAGATTGCTATTTACGGAAAAGGCGGTATTGGTAAAAGTACCACAACGCAAAACACAGTAGCCGGTTTGGCTGAAATGGGTAAAAAAGTAATGGTTGTAGGTTGTGATCCTAAAGCAGACTCCACACGTTTATTGCTTCATGGTCTTGCACAGAAAACAGTACTCGACACACTTCGTGACGAAGGTGAAGATATTGATCTGGATGATGTTATGAAACCAGGATTTCACGAAACCAGTTGTGTAGAATCAGGTGGTCCGGAACCGGGAGTAGGTTGTGCCGGTCGTGGTATCATTACTTCTATCAACTTACTTGAACAGCTTGGTGCTTACGATGACGACAAACATCTTGATTATGTGTTCTATGATGTACTTGGTGACGTAGTATGCGGTGGTTTCGCCATGCCAATACGTGATGGCAAAGCAGAAGAGGTTTACATTGTTTGCTCAGGAGAGATGATGGCTATGTACGCCGCCAACAATATCTGTAAGTCTATTGCCAAGTTTGGTAAAGTAGGAACAGTTCGTTTGGGTGGTATTATTTGCAACTCTCGTAAGGTAGACAATGAAGCAAACATGATTGAAGAATTTGCTTCAAAACTTGGAACTCAAATGATTCACTTCGTTCCCCGCGACAACATGGTTCAACATGCTGAAATTAACCGTAAGACTGTTATTGACCATGCACCGGAACACACTCAGGCCAACGAATATCGTTCTTTGGCAAAGAAAATAAACGATAACCAAATGTTTGTTATCCCTACCCCACTTTCTATGCCTGAACTGGAAGAGTTATTGGTTGGCTTCGGTATTATGAACTAA
- a CDS encoding P-II family nitrogen regulator, giving the protein MYLLRAIVRPEKSSVVMKALFDAGFPAVTKLSVFGRGKQRGLKVGNVTYDELPKDLLMIVIPEKDKDFVIETIMEAARSGEKGQFGDGKIFVTPVEETYTISSGRKEV; this is encoded by the coding sequence ATGTATTTATTAAGAGCTATTGTTCGCCCAGAGAAGTCATCCGTAGTAATGAAAGCATTATTCGATGCAGGTTTCCCCGCAGTAACAAAACTATCAGTATTCGGTCGCGGTAAACAGCGCGGTCTTAAAGTAGGAAATGTTACTTATGACGAATTGCCCAAAGACCTTTTAATGATTGTAATTCCTGAAAAAGATAAGGATTTTGTTATTGAAACAATCATGGAAGCTGCCCGTTCAGGAGAAAAAGGACAGTTTGGCGACGGAAAGATATTCGTTACTCCGGTAGAAGAAACCTACACCATCTCCAGCGGTAGAAAAGAAGTATAA
- a CDS encoding P-II family nitrogen regulator, with amino-acid sequence MKLILAMIRIAKMSDTKIALSEAGLPSFTAMPVLGRGKGHGDLEKAAYVDPEHHELISEMPRLKSKRMITLVVTDEKKDLAVETIIKANQTGKSGDGKIFVIDTVGSIRVRTGESGDETLD; translated from the coding sequence ATGAAACTAATATTAGCAATGATTCGCATTGCCAAGATGAGTGACACAAAGATCGCTCTTTCGGAAGCAGGATTGCCGTCGTTCACCGCCATGCCTGTTCTGGGCCGCGGAAAAGGACACGGCGATCTGGAAAAGGCGGCTTACGTAGATCCTGAACATCATGAACTGATCTCGGAGATGCCTCGTCTGAAATCCAAAAGAATGATTACGCTTGTGGTTACCGACGAGAAGAAAGATCTGGCTGTAGAAACAATCATCAAGGCAAATCAAACCGGGAAAAGTGGTGATGGGAAAATTTTTGTAATTGATACTGTTGGTTCTATTCGTGTACGCACAGGAGAATCAGGTGATGAAACATTAGATTAA